A stretch of Elgaria multicarinata webbii isolate HBS135686 ecotype San Diego chromosome 5, rElgMul1.1.pri, whole genome shotgun sequence DNA encodes these proteins:
- the LOC134399733 gene encoding gap junction beta-2 protein-like, protein MDWGALHAILGGVNKHSTSIGKIWLTVLFIFRIMILVVAAEKVWGDEQQDFTCNTLQPGCKNVCYDEYFPISHIRLWALQLIFVSTPALLVAMHVAYRRQGKKRKQRHGEKIDIEDLKTQRFHIEGSLWWTYTSSIFCRIIFEAIFMYTFYFMYRGYKMPRVVKCTDFPCPNTVDCFISRPTEKTVFTIFMLAVSGICMLLNVLELSYLMLKLCMKKPKTLKSLPNH, encoded by the coding sequence ATGGACTGGGGAGCGCTCCACGCCATTTTAGGAGGTGTAAACAAACACTCTACCAGTATTGGGAAGATCTGGCTCACTGTCCTCTTCATTTTCCGAATCATGATTCTTGTGGTTGCTGCAGAAAAGGTCTGGGGAGACGAACAGCAAGATTTTACTTGTAACACTCTACAGCCTGGATGCAAAAATGTCTGTTATGATGAATATTTCCCAATTTCTCACATTAGACTTTGGGCTCTCCAACTTATCTTTGTCTCCACTCCTGCACTTTTGGTGGCAATGCATGTTGCCTACCGAAGGCAAGGGAAGAAACGGAAGCAGAGACATGGAGAGAAAATTGACATTGAAGATCTGAAGACGCAAAGGTTTCATATTGAGGGCTCCCTATGGTGGACATACACCAGCAGCATATTTTGCCGAATTATCTTTGAAGCGATCTTCAtgtatacattttatttcatgtacAGAGGGTACAAAATGCCTCGTGTAGTGAAATGTACTGACTTTCCTTGCCCAAATACAGTAGATTGTTTTATTTCACGACCCACTGAGAAAACTGTATTTACTATTTTCATGCTAGCTGTGTCAGGCATCTGTATGCTCTTAAATGTACTTGAGTTGTCTTATTTGATGCTAAAGCTTTGCATGAAGAAACCTAAGACTTTAAAATCACTGCCTAATcattag